The genomic region TATGGCTGCCAGATGTCCTTTTGTTAAGAATTTCCTTGCCGTTTCAGTTGCAACCGGTAAAGATAAAATAGCGGAGGCTGAGAACAATCTACTAAGAGTCAAGGATAATTGCGCAAAGCGTGGTGTAGCTGTTGAAACCCTTGCTCTGATTGGTGAGCCATATAAGGCAATTGTTAACGCATCCATGGAGTCAGGCGCTGATCTGGTTATAATGGGCTCACACGGCAGAACCGGACTACAAAGACTCCTTATGGGAAGCGTTGCCGAGCGTGTCGTATCACTTGCGCAATGCTCGGTGCTTATTTCTAAAATTTCGTAATATTTTGTTATACAGAAAAAGGCACTGCCCATTCATTGGGCGTGCCTTACTGTTTACTTTGCCTTCAGCACTCTTATCATATTTAAATAATAACAATTGCAACATAATAGGTGCATTATGTAACAGTGGTTTAAAAAATAAGTAGTGTCTCAGTTTTGTCCCATAGATAGGCGGAAGCTTCATATGATATAATAAAAACATGTATAGATATGGGGAATTTGACTATACGATAGTATTATAGGTAAGTTATAGCAATGAAATATAAATATGAAGATATGTCCCATAATCAATTCGAAGATTTGGTCATTGTAGTTTGTCAAAAACTCCTTGGTATTGGTGTTCAAGGGTTTTCTGAAGGACCTGATGGAGGACGTGATGCTAAGTTTATTGGCGTTGCAGAACTTTATCCAAGCAAAGCGAAACCTTGGAGCGGAACAGTGATTATACAGGCTAAACATACAAATAACCTCAACAGTAAATTTTCGGACACTGATTTTTTCAGTCCAAATGATGATTCCTCCATCATTGCACAAGAGATTCCCAAAATGATACGACTACGTCAAAACAATGAACTTGATCATTACATGCTCTTCTCAAACAGAAAACTTACGGCAAAGGCTGAATCTGATATTCGTAAGTACATATCACAAAAAATAAACCTTCAAGAGGAGTCCATCTGTCTTCGTGGTGTTGAGGAACTTGAAAGATATCTTAAACAGTTTCCTGATATTGTTGAAATAGCAGGCATTGACCCCGTCGACTCACCACTAATTGTAAGCCCTGATGAACTCGCAAAGATTATATTAGCACTTGCCGATCATCTGAGAACCGGACAGGTTGTATATAGTAACCCACCTACATCCCGTATTCCTTATAAAGATAAGAATAATATAAACAACATGACTCCAGAATATGCTAAAGCACAGCTCAAATGTTATTTGAAAGAGACCAGACAAATCGAAGATTTCCTTGCTGCCCCTGAAAATGGTGAATTACTTTCGTTATATCAAAGCACCGTAGAAGAATTTCAGCTTAAGATAATTGCAAATAGAAAGGATTATCAGACATTTGACAACATAATGGAATACCTGAGTGATTCTCTGTTTGACAGGGATGGAGATTTAAGAAAGAATAAGCGTCTTACGAGAGCAACGTTGTTTTATATGTATTGGAATTGCGATATAGGTAACGAGGAAAATGCTTAGACCAACTAAACATTCCCATCCCGATAGAACCATAATTAATGTTGCGTACATTTTGCTTAAACGTCTCAAAAAGCGCCGAATAGAGAAGTTCGATGAATTACTTAAATTTACTAAGAGCTCGGTTAAGGGTGGCGGCACTTTATTTTTATCGGCGTTGAACTTTCTCTACGTTCTTGGATTGGTTGAATATAGACGACAAACCGACTCTATCGAATATGTAGGTTCAAATGAAACTATCTAGACTTTATTCAAATAAGCCTGAGATTTTTGAACCAATTGACTTTATAGCAGGATTGAATGTTATTTTGGCTGAAATCCGATTGCCGGAGAATAAGAAAAAAGACACACACAATCTCGGCAAAACTACTCTTGGGCGTTTGATCGATT from Nitrospirota bacterium harbors:
- a CDS encoding restriction endonuclease; amino-acid sequence: MKYKYEDMSHNQFEDLVIVVCQKLLGIGVQGFSEGPDGGRDAKFIGVAELYPSKAKPWSGTVIIQAKHTNNLNSKFSDTDFFSPNDDSSIIAQEIPKMIRLRQNNELDHYMLFSNRKLTAKAESDIRKYISQKINLQEESICLRGVEELERYLKQFPDIVEIAGIDPVDSPLIVSPDELAKIILALADHLRTGQVVYSNPPTSRIPYKDKNNINNMTPEYAKAQLKCYLKETRQIEDFLAAPENGELLSLYQSTVEEFQLKIIANRKDYQTFDNIMEYLSDSLFDRDGDLRKNKRLTRATLFYMYWNCDIGNEENA